A region from the Janthinobacterium agaricidamnosum genome encodes:
- a CDS encoding transglutaminase TgpA family protein, whose protein sequence is MIRWFNSLPREKADIVLLLLAAAMVLAPHALHLPPWLSMASAALLLWRAVITVRGRRQPQLTLLAPLALLGIAGVYASYGTVLGRDPGVAMLALLLALKSLEMHGRRDIFVFVFLSFFLLLANFFHTQGILSAAWMLATVIVLLAALLSAQYGAVQPRLAQRLNLLGRMLALAVPLSAIMFLAVPRVDGPLWGASPEDAQAHTGLSDSMQPGAIASLALSSDPVFTARFSTPIPPQDQLYWRAVVLGDFDGATWTRRGAKGRAPASDSRIDIALQGQPSQYEVTLQASGQRRIFALDVPRSIERLPGNPYVVSSALEVLTIQPITSTVRYRASSQARYRLQAGLSAAQQQPWLALPAGSNPRSVAWARALRGSGAHALAPADAVAAVLEHFRRAPFRYTLQPPLLGKHGVDDFLFRTQAGFCEHYAGSFVVLMRAMGIPARVVTGYQGGARNSDGASLTVRQSDAHAWSEVWLAGRGWVRIDPTGAVAPLRTERNLDAALPPPPSPLTAWRALAGLDGGAHGALAAWRQQWQQAEHAWSSWVLDTTPQRQRAMLDHLKNLPAKQLAVACAVLAVLSAVAGGLVWWRQARQGDPLDALYAQFCRQQARRGYSRAPHEGPHGYAARLAAGKATQEAHAATAQFLAIYAAMKYGNAHPDEQLRARRSLRRLLTQCR, encoded by the coding sequence ATGATCCGCTGGTTCAACAGCTTGCCGCGCGAGAAAGCCGACATTGTGCTGCTGTTGCTGGCGGCCGCCATGGTGCTGGCGCCGCACGCGCTGCACCTGCCCCCATGGTTGTCGATGGCAAGCGCCGCCCTGCTGCTGTGGCGCGCCGTCATTACCGTGCGGGGCAGGCGCCAGCCGCAGCTAACGCTGCTTGCGCCGCTGGCCCTGCTCGGCATTGCCGGCGTCTACGCCAGCTATGGCACCGTGCTGGGACGCGATCCCGGCGTGGCCATGCTGGCCTTGCTGCTGGCCTTGAAGTCGCTGGAAATGCATGGCCGGCGCGACATCTTCGTCTTCGTCTTCCTCAGTTTTTTCCTTCTGCTGGCGAACTTTTTCCATACGCAAGGCATCCTCAGCGCTGCCTGGATGCTGGCCACCGTCATCGTCCTGCTGGCCGCCCTGCTGTCGGCCCAGTACGGCGCCGTGCAGCCCCGCCTGGCGCAACGGTTAAATTTACTGGGGCGCATGCTGGCACTGGCCGTCCCCCTGTCGGCCATCATGTTTCTTGCCGTGCCGCGCGTCGACGGCCCCCTGTGGGGCGCCTCACCAGAAGACGCGCAGGCGCACACGGGCTTGTCCGACAGCATGCAGCCGGGCGCCATCGCCTCGCTGGCCCTGTCAAGCGACCCTGTCTTTACGGCCCGTTTCAGCACGCCGATCCCGCCGCAAGACCAGCTGTATTGGCGCGCCGTGGTGCTGGGCGACTTCGACGGCGCCACCTGGACGCGCAGGGGGGCAAAGGGGCGCGCGCCTGCCAGCGATAGCCGCATCGACATCGCGCTGCAAGGCCAGCCCAGCCAATACGAAGTCACCTTGCAGGCGAGCGGCCAGCGGCGCATCTTCGCGCTTGACGTGCCGCGCAGCATCGAACGCTTGCCCGGTAACCCGTATGTCGTGTCGTCGGCGCTGGAAGTGCTGACCATACAGCCCATTACTTCGACCGTGCGTTACCGCGCCAGTTCCCAAGCGCGCTACCGGCTGCAGGCCGGCTTGTCGGCCGCGCAGCAACAGCCATGGCTGGCCTTGCCCGCAGGCAGCAATCCGCGCAGCGTGGCCTGGGCCCGTGCCCTGCGCGGCAGCGGCGCGCATGCGCTGGCGCCCGCCGACGCCGTCGCCGCCGTGCTCGAGCACTTCCGCCGCGCGCCCTTCCGCTACACCCTGCAGCCGCCGCTGCTGGGCAAGCATGGCGTCGACGACTTCCTGTTTCGCACGCAGGCGGGCTTTTGCGAACATTACGCGGGCAGCTTTGTCGTGCTGATGCGCGCCATGGGCATTCCCGCGCGCGTCGTCACCGGTTACCAGGGCGGCGCACGCAACAGTGACGGCGCCAGCCTGACGGTGCGCCAGTCCGACGCCCACGCCTGGAGCGAAGTGTGGCTGGCGGGCCGGGGCTGGGTGCGCATCGATCCCACGGGCGCCGTCGCGCCCCTGCGCACGGAGCGCAACCTTGACGCCGCCCTGCCGCCGCCCCCGTCGCCGCTGACGGCGTGGCGCGCCCTGGCCGGCCTCGACGGCGGCGCGCACGGGGCGCTTGCCGCCTGGCGCCAGCAATGGCAGCAGGCCGAGCACGCCTGGAGCAGCTGGGTACTCGACACCACGCCGCAGCGCCAGCGCGCCATGCTCGATCACTTGAAAAACTTGCCAGCGAAGCAGCTGGCAGTCGCTTGCGCCGTGCTGGCCGTGCTGTCCGCCGTGGCCGGTGGTCTGGTCTGGTGGCGGCAGGCGCGGCAAGGCGATCCGCTCGACGCCCTGTACGCACAATTTTGCCGCCAGCAGGCGCGGCGCGGCTACAGCCGTGCGCCGCATGAAGGTCCGCACGG
- a CDS encoding DUF58 domain-containing protein, producing the protein MRWRNISWLPARPWLGAQRVHIRPSRAGLAFAALLLALWIAAVNYRLGLGYALTYFAAACAIADMLFASRNLAGLALAATPGSPVFAGSHASFTLHLINRSARPRHAIHLAISGVAAAPSLADIAAHGETAVSIVVTARQRGWLDAPSVRLSGSFPLGLFVAWCHWQPEARVLVYPQPEQGAPPLPLPAFTVRPAKQARQPDSPDGSLELAGVRAYRPGDPLHRLAWRQIARHDGEHVFSKQFQPAADAPAGASHGSIVFEHASLHALAPEARLSRLAAWVLQAERTGLSYGLRLGALTLAPALGASQRDACLRALALHDLPPSKESP; encoded by the coding sequence ATGCGCTGGCGCAATATCTCTTGGCTGCCGGCGCGTCCCTGGCTGGGCGCGCAGCGCGTGCACATCCGCCCTTCGCGCGCGGGTCTGGCGTTTGCCGCGCTGCTGCTGGCACTGTGGATCGCCGCCGTCAATTACCGCCTGGGCCTCGGTTATGCGCTCACGTATTTCGCCGCCGCCTGCGCCATCGCCGACATGCTGTTTGCCAGCCGCAACCTGGCGGGCCTGGCCTTGGCCGCCACGCCGGGCAGCCCCGTGTTCGCGGGCAGCCACGCCTCGTTCACCTTGCACCTGATCAACCGCAGCGCGCGCCCGCGCCATGCGATCCACCTTGCCATCAGCGGTGTGGCGGCAGCACCCAGCCTGGCCGACATCGCCGCCCACGGGGAAACGGCCGTCAGCATCGTCGTAACGGCGCGGCAACGCGGCTGGCTCGATGCGCCCTCCGTGCGCCTGTCCGGCAGTTTTCCGCTGGGCCTGTTTGTGGCATGGTGCCACTGGCAGCCCGAGGCGCGCGTGCTCGTGTATCCGCAGCCAGAACAGGGTGCGCCGCCGCTGCCCTTGCCTGCCTTCACGGTGCGGCCGGCAAAGCAGGCACGGCAGCCAGACTCGCCCGATGGCAGCCTGGAACTGGCCGGCGTGCGCGCCTACCGGCCAGGCGATCCCTTGCACCGCCTGGCCTGGCGCCAGATCGCCCGCCACGACGGCGAGCACGTATTCAGCAAGCAATTCCAGCCTGCCGCCGACGCGCCGGCAGGCGCATCCCATGGCAGCATCGTGTTCGAGCACGCCTCGCTGCACGCGCTGGCGCCGGAAGCGCGCCTGTCGCGCCTGGCCGCCTGGGTGCTGCAGGCGGAACGCACGGGCTTGTCATATGGCTTGCGCCTGGGCGCGCTGACCTTGGCACCGGCCTTGGGCGCCAGCCAGCGCGACGCCTGTTTGCGCGCACTGGCCCTGCACGACTTACCTCCCAGCAAGGAGTCACCATGA
- a CDS encoding AAA family ATPase, producing the protein MFSKIHQAAQQIGEVLVGKHLQIRQALACVLAGGHLLIEDVPGVGKTTLAHALAISLGLQWKRQQFTSDLLPADVAGMSVYDRGSGSFLFHPGPLFTQVLLADEINRATPKTQSGLLEAMEERQVTLDGVTHALPQPFFVIATQNCAHQLGTFPLPESQLDRFLMCVTLGYPDAAAERALLLGADRRAMLHTLPAVMNAEELLQAQAGLRAIHASAAVVDYVLALVHATRAPGVFADGLSPRAALALLQAARAWAALAGRDHVTPDDVQAVLLPVCAHRLHAAQGSLDSRALLQHMLLSIPV; encoded by the coding sequence ATGTTTTCGAAAATACACCAGGCCGCACAGCAGATCGGCGAAGTTCTCGTCGGCAAACACTTGCAGATCCGCCAGGCCCTCGCCTGCGTGCTGGCCGGCGGCCACCTGCTGATCGAAGACGTGCCCGGCGTGGGCAAGACAACCCTGGCCCATGCGCTGGCCATCTCGCTGGGCCTGCAATGGAAGCGCCAGCAATTCACCAGCGACCTGCTGCCCGCCGATGTGGCCGGCATGAGCGTGTATGACCGGGGCAGCGGCAGCTTCCTCTTTCATCCCGGCCCCCTGTTCACGCAAGTGCTGCTGGCCGACGAGATCAACCGCGCCACGCCGAAGACGCAATCGGGCCTGCTCGAAGCGATGGAAGAGCGGCAAGTGACGCTCGACGGCGTCACGCATGCGCTGCCGCAGCCGTTTTTCGTCATCGCCACGCAGAACTGCGCGCACCAGCTGGGCACCTTCCCCCTGCCAGAATCGCAGCTCGACCGTTTTCTCATGTGCGTCACCCTGGGCTACCCCGATGCGGCCGCGGAAAGGGCGCTGCTGCTGGGCGCCGACCGCCGCGCCATGCTGCACACCTTGCCTGCCGTCATGAACGCGGAAGAATTGCTGCAGGCGCAAGCGGGCCTGCGCGCCATCCACGCCTCGGCCGCCGTCGTCGACTACGTGCTGGCCCTCGTGCATGCCACGCGCGCGCCGGGCGTGTTTGCCGATGGCCTGAGCCCGCGCGCCGCGCTGGCCCTGCTGCAGGCGGCGCGCGCCTGGGCCGCGCTGGCCGGACGCGACCACGTCACGCCCGACGATGTGCAAGCCGTGCTGCTGCCCGTCTGCGCCCACCGCCTGCATGCGGCGCAAGGCTCGCTGGATAGCCGCGCGCTGCTGCAGCACATGCTGTTGAGCATTCCCGTCTGA
- a CDS encoding histone deacetylase family protein produces the protein MSTAIYTHPDCQRHEMGDWHPESPARLQAINDQLILAHISDLVEHRDGVRAQLSDIERNHSATAIGLVRDNVPQEGDYYPLDGDTLLNAHSYEAALAAAGSAVAATDAVIDGEISNAFCAIRPPGHHARPSEPMGFCLFNNVAIAAKHALDVRGLERVAIVDFDVHHGNGTAESVAQDPRILMVSFFQHPFYPYSDVESYTDTRVNVPVPARSKGDAVRQLVLDHWLPALHRQQPQMIFISAGFDAHREDDVGGMGLVEADYTWMTQQMMAVAHQYGKGRIVSCLEGGYNLSSLGRSVAAHVKALAEL, from the coding sequence ATGAGCACAGCCATTTATACCCATCCCGATTGCCAGCGCCATGAAATGGGCGACTGGCACCCAGAATCACCGGCCCGCTTGCAGGCCATCAACGATCAATTGATCCTCGCGCACATCAGCGACCTGGTCGAGCACCGTGACGGCGTGCGCGCGCAATTGTCCGATATCGAGCGCAACCACAGTGCCACGGCCATCGGCCTGGTGCGCGACAATGTACCGCAGGAGGGCGATTACTATCCGCTCGACGGCGACACCCTGCTCAACGCGCACAGCTACGAGGCGGCACTGGCTGCGGCCGGCTCGGCCGTGGCAGCCACGGATGCCGTCATCGATGGCGAGATCAGCAACGCCTTCTGCGCGATCCGCCCGCCCGGCCACCATGCGCGGCCCAGCGAACCGATGGGTTTCTGCCTGTTCAATAATGTCGCCATCGCCGCCAAGCATGCGCTCGACGTGCGTGGCCTCGAGCGCGTCGCCATCGTCGACTTCGACGTGCACCATGGCAATGGCACGGCCGAGTCCGTGGCGCAGGACCCGCGCATCCTGATGGTGAGTTTTTTCCAGCACCCGTTCTATCCGTACAGCGATGTCGAATCCTACACCGACACACGCGTCAACGTGCCCGTGCCGGCCCGCTCGAAGGGCGATGCCGTGCGCCAGCTGGTGCTCGACCACTGGCTGCCTGCGCTGCACCGGCAACAGCCGCAGATGATTTTCATTTCCGCCGGTTTCGACGCCCACCGCGAAGACGACGTGGGCGGCATGGGCCTGGTGGAGGCCGACTACACATGGATGACGCAGCAGATGATGGCCGTGGCCCATCAGTATGGCAAGGGCCGCATCGTCAGCTGTCTCGAAGGGGGCTACAACCTGTCGTCCCTGGGCCGCAGCGTGGCGGCGCACGTGAAGGCGCTGGCGGAACTGTAA
- the ylqF gene encoding ribosome biogenesis GTPase YlqF — protein sequence MAIQWYPGHMNAARKKAAETMENTDLVIEVVDARLPAASCNPMVDELRLFRQRPCLKILNKTDLADPAATSAWVAYFNAQEGVTAYAMTTKKPGDVARIPDLAKSLAPHRGVPTKPLRIMIMGIPNVGKSTLMNALLKKRVAKVGDEPAVTKMQQKLYLDKNTILVDTPGMLWPKIAIPSDGLMLAASHAIGSNALIEEEVAVFLAEELLKRYPDLLAARYGTKIGEVDAIGVVEGIAAKRGFRIKGGDYDFEKASHTLLLDYRSGILGRISLETPDTRAALMAQHAAEMAEKAAKAAEIAAEKAKNAARGKRGT from the coding sequence ATGGCGATACAATGGTACCCAGGACACATGAACGCGGCCCGCAAGAAAGCGGCCGAAACCATGGAAAACACCGATCTGGTGATTGAAGTGGTGGACGCGCGCCTGCCGGCAGCCAGCTGCAATCCCATGGTGGACGAGCTGCGCCTGTTCCGCCAGCGCCCTTGCCTGAAAATCCTCAACAAGACAGACCTGGCCGATCCTGCCGCAACTAGCGCCTGGGTCGCGTACTTCAATGCCCAGGAAGGCGTGACCGCGTATGCGATGACGACCAAGAAGCCGGGCGATGTGGCGCGCATTCCTGATCTGGCCAAGTCGCTGGCGCCGCACCGCGGCGTGCCGACCAAGCCGCTGCGCATCATGATCATGGGTATTCCCAACGTGGGCAAGTCGACGCTGATGAACGCGCTGCTGAAAAAACGCGTGGCCAAGGTGGGCGACGAGCCGGCCGTGACGAAAATGCAGCAAAAGCTGTACCTGGACAAGAACACCATCCTCGTCGACACGCCCGGCATGCTGTGGCCGAAGATCGCCATCCCCAGCGACGGCCTGATGCTGGCGGCCAGCCACGCGATCGGCTCGAACGCGCTGATCGAAGAGGAAGTGGCCGTCTTCCTGGCAGAGGAATTGCTCAAGCGCTACCCGGACTTGCTGGCGGCCCGCTACGGCACCAAGATCGGCGAAGTCGACGCCATCGGCGTGGTCGAGGGCATCGCCGCCAAGCGCGGCTTCCGCATCAAGGGCGGCGACTACGATTTCGAGAAAGCGTCGCATACCCTGCTGCTCGACTACCGCAGCGGCATCCTGGGCCGCATCTCGCTGGAAACGCCGGACACACGCGCGGCCCTGATGGCCCAGCATGCGGCCGAAATGGCGGAAAAAGCGGCGAAGGCGGCGGAAATTGCCGCTGAAAAGGCGAAAAATGCGGCGCGGGGCAAGCGCGGCACGTAA
- a CDS encoding DODA-type extradiol aromatic ring-opening family dioxygenase codes for MQEHTFPTYFLSHGGGPWPFMKDQFGGRYDVLEASLQDIPRQIGARPKAVLVVTAHWEGPQFLVSASPKPGMIYDYSGFPPHTYQIQYPAPGAPELAAQVKQLLDAAGHLARLDHERGFDHGTFSALFPIYPQADVPLVQLSLKHGYDPLTHVEVGRALAGLRRQGVLILGSGLSYHNLRQFGQAGAVASHQFDAWLRQTMALPPQQRLEQLLAWDRAPGARQAHPQEDHLLPLMVALGAAEQEAAHVVYHEEDFFGALAVTSFRFGAASGNEQQAGGRPSTPLTAGSAST; via the coding sequence ATGCAAGAGCACACATTTCCCACCTATTTCCTGTCGCACGGCGGCGGCCCGTGGCCGTTCATGAAAGACCAGTTCGGCGGCCGCTACGACGTGCTGGAAGCGTCGCTGCAGGACATCCCGCGCCAGATCGGCGCGCGCCCGAAAGCCGTGCTGGTCGTGACGGCGCACTGGGAAGGGCCGCAGTTTCTCGTCTCGGCCAGCCCCAAGCCGGGCATGATCTACGATTATTCGGGCTTTCCGCCGCACACCTATCAAATCCAGTACCCGGCGCCGGGCGCGCCGGAGCTGGCGGCGCAGGTAAAACAGTTGCTCGATGCGGCCGGCCATCTGGCGCGCCTCGACCACGAGCGCGGCTTCGACCACGGCACTTTCAGCGCCCTGTTCCCCATTTACCCGCAGGCGGACGTACCGCTGGTGCAGCTGTCGCTCAAGCACGGCTACGATCCGCTGACGCACGTCGAAGTGGGCCGCGCGCTGGCCGGCCTGCGCCGGCAGGGCGTACTGATACTGGGCAGTGGCCTCAGTTATCACAACCTGCGCCAGTTCGGCCAGGCGGGCGCCGTCGCCTCGCACCAGTTCGACGCCTGGCTGCGCCAGACGATGGCCTTGCCGCCACAGCAGCGGCTGGAACAGTTGCTGGCCTGGGACCGGGCCCCGGGCGCGCGCCAGGCCCATCCGCAGGAAGACCATCTGCTGCCGCTGATGGTGGCGCTCGGCGCGGCCGAGCAGGAAGCGGCGCACGTCGTCTACCACGAAGAGGATTTCTTTGGGGCGCTGGCGGTGACCAGTTTCAGGTTCGGGGCGGCGAGCGGAAATGAGCAGCAAGCCGGGGGCAGACCCTCAACACCGCTAACGGCTGGTTCAGCGTCAACGTAA
- a CDS encoding LysR family transcriptional regulator, whose protein sequence is MDTLRSMRVFRAVVELDSFVRASERLDLSPAMVSKHVMHLERHLGARLLNRSSRHLSLTEIGKVYFEQCRDMLDNLDEVEATVGRTTVVPRGMLRLSAPVWFANAIFTRTLVAYRERFPEVTFDIDLSGRVVNLVEEGFDLALRVSQAPSPALIARPIGSIAFHLVAAPAYLARAGRPQLPQDLAQHAMISYSLLANGNELAFDGPQGRETVKFTPVLQCNNESLLHAAALDGMGIALLPSWQTDDDLAAGRLVRLFDDFKLAGGKVYAVYTSRRYLSSKVRTFIDFLADEGRLGA, encoded by the coding sequence ATGGATACCTTGCGCAGCATGCGCGTGTTTCGCGCCGTAGTGGAGCTGGACAGTTTTGTGCGGGCCAGCGAGCGCCTCGATCTGTCGCCGGCCATGGTCAGCAAGCACGTGATGCACCTTGAACGCCACCTGGGCGCGCGCTTGCTGAACCGCAGCAGCCGCCACCTGAGCCTGACGGAAATCGGCAAGGTGTATTTTGAACAGTGCCGCGACATGCTCGACAACCTCGACGAAGTGGAAGCGACGGTCGGCCGCACGACGGTGGTGCCGCGCGGCATGTTGCGCCTGAGCGCCCCCGTCTGGTTCGCCAATGCCATCTTTACGCGCACCCTGGTGGCTTACCGCGAGCGCTTCCCGGAAGTCACGTTCGACATCGATTTGAGCGGAAGAGTGGTCAACCTGGTGGAAGAGGGTTTCGACCTGGCCCTGCGCGTGAGCCAGGCGCCGTCGCCGGCCCTGATCGCGCGGCCCATCGGCAGCATCGCCTTTCACCTGGTGGCCGCTCCCGCCTACCTGGCGCGCGCGGGCCGGCCGCAGCTGCCGCAAGACCTGGCCCAGCACGCCATGATCAGCTATTCCTTGCTGGCGAACGGCAATGAGCTGGCCTTCGACGGGCCGCAGGGACGCGAGACGGTGAAGTTTACGCCCGTGCTGCAATGCAATAACGAAAGCCTGCTGCACGCGGCCGCGCTCGACGGCATGGGCATCGCGCTGCTGCCGTCGTGGCAGACGGATGACGACCTGGCGGCGGGGCGGCTGGTGCGCCTCTTCGACGATTTCAAGCTGGCGGGCGGCAAGGTGTACGCCGTCTATACAAGCCGCCGCTACCTGTCCTCGAAGGTGCGCACCTTCATCGATTTCCTCGCCGATGAAGGGCGCCTGGGGGCCTGA
- a CDS encoding M1 family metallopeptidase, with amino-acid sequence MESRSTPRRRIVPLAGKFKALAIAALLLAGLALQAELFAQQDQGKPASAPMPPAPSADGIALASPHAAAVTTPSAGNAWGGARTGAQATLSDRVVDYQIEATLDPVKHTIDGRQKLRWRNRSAQAVSSVYLHLYLNAFEGEHSTFFTEKRKFDTGFRSGVGTRDGEWGYMELRSMTQNGATAPWHFVQPDNGPATDRTVVRVDLPQAVAPGAETTLDMRFFDQLPRVIARTGYFGSFHLVGQWFPKIAVLELPGERGATAPRWNAHEFHLNSEFYADFGRYDVKLTVPREYTVGATGELQGAPQEKNGMLTHHYVQGDVHDFAWTADKRSAAPLTGSWSAPGSPPVAIKVLYPPEYASNAAPALQAAKDSLTYFSRTLGPYPYKTLTVVIPPFNAAEAGGMEYPTFITASSFASLQPKTLAGFGLDFVTIHEFGHGYFYGILASNEFEEPILDEGLNEYWDQRMLRARGQDIHATTPLLKRLGFAPAFKVFEAERMAAPRQDAADPLGQNAWDRLQGVGPVYSRTATTLRDLEARIGSEAMERGFKAYYEQWKFRHPSVADLREALAEATGQRRIVEQVFAQQVHASANIDDRIGSFTSEEQTPLAGLALVNGKRVERTPEALEKEEDKVRAAWDKAHPDAKPGTGPYPYLTSVVLRRRGAPVPQVLLVKFADGSSERVVWDNGQLWQRYTWSKPVKAVSAELDPDRVHYLDVNKLDDSRTLKADTSAARRWSLDIAAAFQYLLSLIAIV; translated from the coding sequence ATGGAAAGTCGTAGCACGCCGCGCCGCCGCATTGTCCCCCTCGCGGGCAAGTTCAAAGCCCTTGCCATCGCCGCCCTGCTGCTGGCCGGCCTGGCCCTGCAGGCCGAGCTGTTCGCCCAGCAGGACCAGGGCAAGCCGGCCAGCGCGCCCATGCCGCCGGCGCCGTCGGCCGACGGCATCGCCCTCGCTTCGCCGCATGCGGCCGCCGTCACCACGCCCAGCGCCGGCAACGCCTGGGGCGGCGCGCGCACGGGTGCGCAAGCGACGCTGTCGGACCGCGTGGTCGACTACCAGATCGAAGCGACGCTCGATCCCGTCAAGCACACGATAGACGGCCGGCAGAAACTGCGCTGGCGCAACCGCAGCGCGCAAGCCGTCAGCAGCGTGTACCTGCACCTGTACCTGAACGCCTTCGAGGGCGAGCATTCGACCTTCTTTACCGAGAAGCGCAAGTTCGATACGGGCTTTCGCTCGGGCGTCGGCACGCGCGACGGCGAGTGGGGCTACATGGAACTGCGCAGCATGACGCAAAACGGCGCCACGGCGCCCTGGCATTTCGTCCAGCCCGACAACGGCCCGGCCACCGACCGCACCGTGGTGCGCGTCGACTTGCCGCAGGCCGTCGCGCCGGGCGCCGAGACGACGCTCGACATGCGCTTCTTCGACCAGCTGCCGCGCGTCATCGCGCGCACCGGCTATTTCGGCAGCTTCCATCTGGTGGGCCAGTGGTTCCCGAAGATCGCCGTGCTGGAACTGCCCGGCGAACGGGGCGCCACCGCGCCGCGCTGGAACGCGCATGAATTTCACCTCAATTCGGAGTTCTACGCCGACTTCGGCCGCTACGACGTGAAGCTGACCGTGCCCAGGGAGTACACGGTGGGCGCCACCGGTGAATTACAGGGCGCGCCGCAGGAGAAAAACGGCATGCTCACGCACCACTATGTGCAGGGCGACGTGCACGATTTCGCCTGGACGGCCGACAAGCGCAGCGCAGCGCCATTGACGGGCAGCTGGAGCGCCCCTGGCAGCCCGCCCGTGGCCATCAAGGTGCTGTACCCGCCCGAGTATGCGTCGAACGCGGCGCCCGCGCTGCAGGCGGCGAAAGACTCGCTGACATATTTCTCGCGTACCCTGGGCCCGTATCCGTACAAGACCCTGACGGTGGTGATCCCGCCGTTCAATGCGGCCGAAGCGGGCGGCATGGAATACCCGACCTTCATCACGGCCTCGAGCTTCGCCAGCCTGCAGCCGAAGACCCTCGCCGGATTCGGCCTCGACTTCGTCACCATCCACGAATTCGGCCATGGCTATTTCTATGGCATCCTGGCCTCGAACGAATTCGAAGAACCCATCCTCGACGAAGGCTTGAACGAGTACTGGGACCAGCGCATGCTGCGCGCGCGCGGCCAGGACATCCACGCCACCACGCCCCTGCTCAAGCGCCTGGGCTTCGCTCCCGCCTTCAAGGTCTTCGAGGCCGAGCGCATGGCCGCGCCACGCCAGGATGCGGCCGACCCGCTGGGCCAGAATGCGTGGGACCGCCTGCAGGGCGTGGGGCCCGTCTACAGCCGCACGGCCACCACCCTGCGCGACCTGGAAGCGCGCATCGGCAGCGAGGCCATGGAACGGGGCTTCAAGGCCTATTACGAACAGTGGAAATTCCGCCACCCCAGCGTGGCCGACCTGCGCGAAGCGCTGGCCGAAGCGACGGGCCAGCGGCGCATCGTGGAACAGGTCTTCGCGCAGCAAGTCCATGCCAGCGCGAATATCGACGACCGCATCGGCAGCTTCACCAGCGAAGAGCAGACGCCGCTGGCCGGCCTGGCGCTGGTGAACGGCAAGCGCGTGGAACGCACGCCCGAGGCGCTGGAAAAAGAAGAGGACAAGGTGCGCGCGGCGTGGGACAAGGCGCACCCGGACGCCAAGCCCGGCACCGGGCCCTATCCCTATCTGACCAGCGTGGTGCTGCGCCGCCGCGGCGCGCCCGTGCCGCAGGTGCTGCTGGTGAAGTTCGCCGACGGCAGCTCCGAACGCGTGGTGTGGGACAACGGGCAACTGTGGCAGCGCTACACCTGGAGCAAGCCCGTGAAGGCCGTCTCGGCCGAACTCGATCCCGACCGCGTGCACTACCTCGACGTCAACAAGCTCGATGACAGCCGTACCCTGAAAGCCGACACGTCCGCCGCGCGGCGCTGGAGCCTCGATATCGCCGCCGCCTTCCAATACCTGCTTTCCCTGATCGCCATCGTATGA